The Bacteroidota bacterium DNA segment ATTACCCATTTTATTACTGCGGCTTACAAAACCAAGTGTTGCCGTGTTGCTCGAATCAGGAACATTGATAACAACGATTCGGTCATCTGGACTTGAAGCGATTACGGGATTTTCTTCTGCTAAAATTTTACCGAGGCGGCGACGGATTCTATCAACACTTTCGCCGAACACATAACTATCGGGACGCGAAAAATAAATATACTCGAAGATACAATAATGCGGTTTGGGCGGTTTGTTTTTTAAGTGGAATGCTTTTGGCACACCAGATTTTATCACTTCTTCGTCGAACACGAGAATTTCACCAGGCATAACTTCGCCGATGTATTCAGCGTTGATAATATCGAAGGCACAGGTTTCGGATGCCACGACGAAAGCACCATCTACTTTTCCAACATTCAGCGGCCGCCAGCCATAAGGGTCGCGGGCAGCTATCATTTTACCATCCATTAAAATGACAAAAGAAAATGCCCCCTCGATTTGATTGAGTGCATCTAATACTTGATTTATTTGGTCCTGCTCGCGGCTGCGTGCAATCAGATGCAGTACAATTTCTGTATCTGAAGTAGTTTGAAAGATTGTTCCTGAATCCTGCAACTCTTTTCTGATTTTTCGGAAGTTTGTGATATTTCCATTATGCGAGATTGCTAAATTTCCGTTGCGATAATTTACCGTTAGAGGTTGGATATTCTGTTTGTTGTAAGCCGAACCCGCTGTCGAATAGCGGTCGTGCCCGACAGCAGATTTGCCACGTAAAACATTTTTGAGAAGTGATTCTTCTTTAAAAACATCGTTCACTAAACCAAAATCTTTGTGAACGTGGAATTGATTCTTATTAATTTTTTTATTGAATTCAGATGTAACGATACCGCATCCCTCCTGACCCCGATGTTGGAGCGCTTGCAAGCCGTAGTAAGTCATTACAGCCGCTTGCGGATGACCAAAGATTCCGAAAATACCGCAATGGTCAA contains these protein-coding regions:
- the purF gene encoding amidophosphoribosyltransferase — protein: MELPYKKNIDKPIDHCGIFGIFGHPQAAVMTYYGLQALQHRGQEGCGIVTSEFNKKINKNQFHVHKDFGLVNDVFKEESLLKNVLRGKSAVGHDRYSTAGSAYNKQNIQPLTVNYRNGNLAISHNGNITNFRKIRKELQDSGTIFQTTSDTEIVLHLIARSREQDQINQVLDALNQIEGAFSFVILMDGKMIAARDPYGWRPLNVGKVDGAFVVASETCAFDIINAEYIGEVMPGEILVFDEEVIKSGVPKAFHLKNKPPKPHYCIFEYIYFSRPDSYVFGESVDRIRRRLGKILAEENPVIASSPDDRIVVINVPDSSNTATLGFVSRSNKMGNLTKYEIGLIRSHYVGRTFIQPDQDVREIKVKTKFNKVKGVLKNKIVVVVDDSIVRGTTSKQLVKLIREAEPKQVHFRVTAPPIRFPCYYGMDFPEPNELIANQCDGDIEKIRQELGVDTLGYLSLDGLLKSVPKENGEWYCTACFSGDYPVEIDKNFDKDELDLGF